The Thiosulfativibrio zosterae genome has a window encoding:
- a CDS encoding pyrimidine/purine nucleoside phosphorylase, translating into MSEFNNVTVVREANVYFEGKVTSRKVIFADGSYKTLGIMMPGEYEFGTDAAEIMEMLAGEVEVLLPGQTQWQTIPAGETFEVPAHSKFGIKVKTVADYCCTYLV; encoded by the coding sequence ATGTCTGAATTTAACAATGTCACCGTTGTGCGTGAAGCCAATGTGTATTTTGAAGGTAAGGTAACTAGCCGTAAGGTTATTTTTGCGGATGGTTCTTATAAAACCCTAGGTATCATGATGCCAGGTGAGTACGAGTTTGGGACAGATGCCGCTGAAATCATGGAAATGTTAGCCGGTGAAGTTGAAGTTTTATTGCCTGGCCAAACGCAATGGCAAACCATTCCAGCAGGTGAAACCTTTGAAGTGCCTGCCCATTCTAAGTTTGGTATTAAAGTCAAAACCGTTGCGGATTACTGCTGTACTTATTTGGTTTAA